A single genomic interval of Dehalogenimonas sp. THU2 harbors:
- the moaC gene encoding cyclic pyranopterin monophosphate synthase MoaC, whose product MELSHVDQHGQARMVDVTAKAVSDRCAVAVAEITMKPETAELIKAMEIKKGDVLATARIAGIMAAKKTPDLIPLCHPLMITGVTVDFEFADTDRLKITAEVKCSGQTGVEMEALTAASVAALTVYDMCKAVDKGMTIASIYLESKEGGKSGAYRRTTNG is encoded by the coding sequence ATGGAACTATCTCACGTGGATCAACACGGCCAGGCTCGAATGGTCGATGTCACCGCCAAGGCCGTGTCCGACCGGTGCGCTGTTGCAGTAGCTGAAATCACGATGAAACCAGAGACGGCCGAACTGATAAAGGCGATGGAGATCAAAAAAGGGGATGTGCTGGCCACAGCGCGCATCGCCGGGATAATGGCGGCTAAAAAGACACCAGATCTAATACCGCTTTGCCATCCGCTGATGATTACAGGTGTTACCGTCGATTTCGAATTCGCCGATACAGACCGATTGAAGATAACCGCTGAAGTCAAATGCTCCGGCCAGACTGGTGTGGAAATGGAAGCCCTGACCGCCGCTTCCGTAGCGGCGCTGACCGTTTATGATATGTGCAAGGCGGTGGACAAAGGAATGACCATCGCAAGTATTTACCTCGAATCCAAAGAAGGCGGCAAAAGCGGCGCCTACAGGAGAACAACTAATGGCTAA
- a CDS encoding MOSC domain-containing protein — translation MAKIIAVCTSVKKGTKKKDIGCGVLETDYGLQGDAHATRGWHRQISLLDNSSIDKMRAKGLELSPGDFAENLTTEGIELMTLPIGTRLKTGRGVELEITQIGKECHQHCQIYRQVGMCVMPLEGVFARIIEGGDVAAGDTLEILKS, via the coding sequence ATGGCTAAGATCATCGCGGTTTGCACCAGCGTTAAAAAAGGAACCAAAAAGAAAGATATTGGCTGTGGTGTACTGGAGACGGATTACGGTCTCCAGGGAGACGCTCATGCCACGCGGGGCTGGCACCGGCAGATCAGCCTGCTGGACAATTCCAGCATTGATAAAATGAGAGCCAAAGGGCTGGAACTATCGCCCGGAGATTTCGCCGAGAACCTGACCACCGAGGGCATAGAACTGATGACCCTGCCCATCGGTACCCGTCTCAAGACCGGACGGGGCGTGGAATTGGAGATCACCCAGATCGGCAAGGAATGCCACCAGCACTGCCAGATCTACCGGCAGGTGGGCATGTGCGTCATGCCGCTGGAGGGGGTTTTCGCCCGTATCATCGAGGGTGGAGATGTGGCGGCGGGAGATACTCTGGAGATATTGAAATCCTAA
- the glp gene encoding gephyrin-like molybdotransferase Glp, with amino-acid sequence MMKPFGQLLDFDTALTTVLANIHPVIAAEKVGLMGLSGRVLAEDIRSTLSIPPFARAAMDGYAVIAEDTFGAGRRNPRQLPLAGRIFAGDAPVQTLQKGQVVQIATGAPMPDGADAVVMVEETEKCGEEVAIFKAVYPGANIGQIGEDIKKGELILKAGTVLDAGKIGVLASQGLTEASVYVKPRVAVMPTGEEIAAAGNDLAPGQIYDINSHTVAAVVQQNGGEPVKMPIAEDKRDKLRSAIEAALEADMVVISGGSSVGERDLMFGILEELGKVLFHGIQVKPGKPTMFAVVRGKPVLGMPGYPTSCLINAHLLLAPAVKKMAGLAFDRKNAVDAVLSQSVPGSVGRRQFLPVRLIDGQAAPLFKESGAITATAEADGYLDIAPNVDILEKGEAVKVFLFNG; translated from the coding sequence ATGATGAAACCTTTCGGTCAACTGCTTGACTTCGATACCGCCCTGACGACCGTGCTGGCTAATATTCACCCGGTGATCGCGGCGGAAAAGGTGGGCCTCATGGGGCTGTCCGGCCGCGTTTTAGCTGAGGATATCCGGTCCACTCTGTCGATCCCCCCCTTCGCCCGCGCCGCCATGGACGGTTACGCCGTTATTGCCGAGGACACCTTCGGCGCCGGACGCCGCAACCCCCGGCAACTACCTTTAGCCGGCCGGATATTCGCCGGCGACGCGCCTGTCCAAACACTCCAAAAGGGTCAGGTCGTCCAGATAGCCACCGGCGCTCCCATGCCTGACGGCGCCGATGCCGTGGTCATGGTGGAAGAGACCGAAAAATGCGGTGAAGAGGTCGCCATCTTCAAGGCTGTTTACCCCGGCGCCAACATCGGGCAGATCGGTGAAGATATTAAAAAAGGCGAACTGATACTCAAAGCGGGAACGGTTCTCGACGCTGGAAAGATCGGTGTGCTGGCCTCCCAGGGACTGACCGAAGCGAGCGTTTACGTTAAACCCCGCGTTGCCGTGATGCCCACCGGTGAAGAGATCGCCGCCGCCGGTAACGATTTGGCTCCGGGACAGATCTACGACATCAACTCCCACACGGTGGCCGCCGTGGTGCAGCAAAATGGCGGTGAACCGGTTAAAATGCCTATCGCCGAGGATAAGCGTGATAAACTTCGTTCAGCCATCGAAGCCGCGTTAGAGGCTGATATGGTGGTCATCTCCGGGGGATCGTCGGTCGGCGAACGGGACCTGATGTTCGGCATCCTGGAAGAACTCGGCAAGGTTCTTTTCCACGGCATCCAGGTCAAACCGGGTAAACCGACCATGTTCGCCGTGGTGCGTGGCAAACCGGTGCTGGGGATGCCGGGATATCCCACCTCCTGCCTCATCAACGCTCATTTATTATTGGCGCCTGCCGTCAAAAAGATGGCAGGGTTAGCCTTCGATCGTAAAAATGCCGTCGATGCTGTGTTATCACAAAGCGTACCCGGAAGCGTCGGACGGCGGCAATTCCTGCCCGTCAGACTGATCGACGGTCAGGCGGCGCCTCTGTTCAAAGAGTCCGGCGCCATCACCGCCACCGCCGAAGCCGACGGCTACCTGGACATTGCGCCGAACGTGGATATTTTAGAAAAGGGCGAAGCGGTCAAGGTATTTCTGTTCAACGGTTGA
- a CDS encoding molybdenum cofactor biosynthesis protein B — protein sequence MGHIDHKAHAPAIVNCAVITVSDSRTEDTDESGRYLTSALKDHGHILSHYRLLKNDSSAIENTLDDLFIDADLQVIVFTGGTGLSRRDITVETVTPLLEKQMPGFGELFRLLTWESIGTPSVMSRALGGVRSGKVILCLPGSLNAVKLAAEKIILPEIGHMVREAGR from the coding sequence ATGGGACACATAGATCACAAAGCACACGCCCCCGCTATCGTCAATTGCGCGGTAATTACCGTATCGGATTCCCGGACGGAGGACACCGATGAGTCCGGACGATACCTCACCTCCGCGCTCAAGGATCACGGTCATATCCTGAGCCATTACCGCCTGCTGAAGAATGACTCATCGGCCATCGAGAACACCCTCGATGATCTTTTCATTGACGCTGATTTACAGGTTATCGTCTTCACCGGCGGCACCGGCTTGTCTCGGCGGGACATTACGGTTGAGACGGTGACACCCCTGCTGGAGAAGCAGATGCCGGGCTTCGGCGAACTGTTCCGGCTGTTGACCTGGGAGTCCATCGGAACACCGTCGGTCATGAGCCGGGCCCTTGGCGGTGTCAGGAGCGGCAAAGTTATATTGTGCCTCCCCGGCTCCCTCAACGCGGTAAAGCTGGCGGCTGAGAAGATCATCCTGCCGGAGATCGGCCATATGGTGCGGGAGGCCGGAAGATGA
- a CDS encoding type IV pilus twitching motility protein PilT: protein MSLIDEWLRLLVEQGGSDLHLRVPSPPVIRVDGELVIQEQYPNLKTADLEHVLDEIAKPEQKESFLREKELDFAYGIPGLARFRVSVMRQRGTLSMAFRQVPFQILSMEKLGVPAICKELIMKPRGMILVCGPTGSGKSTTMAAMVDHLNQNAARNVITIEDPIEYLHANKKCLIAQRDLGDDTKAFAVALKHALRHDPDVIVVGEMRDLETISTAISAAETGHLVVGTLHTTDAAQTVDRVIDIFPPSQQQQIRLQFSQVLEAVLVQTLVPRLNAKGRVPAFEVMTATPAVRNLIREQKTHELTNVIQLSGKDGMMTLDQSLADLMRKNMVSKEEALLKSSHPEKLQKLLQYQATAGFR from the coding sequence ATGTCTTTGATCGATGAATGGCTGCGTCTTCTGGTAGAACAGGGTGGTTCGGACCTTCACCTGCGTGTGCCCAGTCCGCCGGTTATCCGAGTCGATGGTGAACTGGTCATCCAGGAGCAATACCCCAATCTCAAAACTGCGGACCTCGAACACGTCCTCGATGAGATCGCCAAGCCGGAGCAGAAAGAGTCTTTCCTCCGAGAGAAAGAACTGGATTTTGCCTACGGCATCCCAGGACTGGCCCGCTTTCGCGTCAGCGTGATGCGCCAGCGCGGCACGCTTTCCATGGCGTTCCGCCAGGTACCCTTTCAGATTCTCTCAATGGAGAAACTGGGCGTGCCGGCTATTTGCAAAGAATTGATCATGAAACCCCGGGGAATGATCCTGGTTTGCGGCCCCACCGGGTCCGGCAAATCCACCACTATGGCGGCCATGGTTGACCATCTCAACCAGAACGCCGCCCGGAACGTGATCACCATCGAAGATCCCATTGAATATCTGCATGCCAATAAAAAATGCCTGATCGCCCAGCGTGATCTCGGCGATGACACCAAGGCCTTCGCCGTAGCGCTAAAACATGCCCTGCGTCATGACCCGGATGTTATAGTCGTCGGCGAAATGCGAGATCTGGAAACCATTTCCACCGCCATTTCCGCGGCTGAAACCGGACATCTGGTGGTTGGTACTTTGCACACCACCGACGCCGCCCAGACGGTTGATCGCGTTATCGACATCTTCCCCCCCTCCCAGCAACAGCAGATCCGCCTCCAATTCAGTCAGGTGCTGGAAGCGGTGCTGGTACAGACGCTCGTCCCGCGCCTGAACGCCAAAGGCCGGGTCCCAGCGTTTGAGGTGATGACCGCCACTCCCGCCGTCAGGAACCTGATCCGGGAGCAAAAAACCCATGAATTGACCAATGTTATCCAGCTCTCCGGCAAAGACGGGATGATGACGCTCGATCAGTCTCTGGCCGATCTGATGCGTAAAAACATGGTCTCCAAGGAAGAAGCGCTATTGAAGAGCAGCCATCCGGAGAAACTGCAAAAACTGCTGCAGTACCAGGCGACGGCTGGATTCCGATAA
- a CDS encoding MerR family transcriptional regulator, which yields MSLLLKGVKYYRTAEVCELAGISRTTLFRWLKSDLLGAGVARDRRGWRLFTEAEVETLKVEANRVDGSTLNE from the coding sequence ATGTCGTTATTACTAAAAGGTGTGAAATACTACCGTACCGCTGAGGTCTGCGAGTTAGCTGGCATCAGCCGCACCACGTTATTTCGCTGGTTGAAAAGCGATCTGCTGGGCGCCGGGGTAGCCCGCGATCGGCGCGGATGGCGTCTTTTTACTGAGGCAGAGGTCGAAACACTCAAAGTTGAAGCGAACCGCGTCGATGGATCGACCCTCAACGAGTAA
- a CDS encoding UPF0280 family protein produces the protein MYQPRTYRRQHLSPDLISFTVSVEETNLFISARTDLERKAYRLVLKYRGIIERYIAGHPEFLTSLKPIDIEREAPRIVKAMTDAARLAGVGPMAAVAGAIAQFVGEELAEYSPNIIIENGGDVYVRSTRDRTIGIFAGDSPLSGKIAIEIKSEETPCGVCTSSGTVGHSLSFGKADAVAVIAPSATLADAAATACANLVQTADDIGYALALAEKIEGVTGALIIKGDCMGAWGKVRLRRL, from the coding sequence TTGTACCAACCCCGCACATATCGACGGCAGCACCTAAGCCCAGATCTGATCTCCTTCACCGTCAGCGTAGAGGAGACCAACCTCTTCATCAGCGCCCGAACCGACCTCGAACGCAAGGCTTACCGGCTGGTGCTCAAATACCGTGGGATCATCGAGCGTTACATCGCCGGCCATCCGGAATTCCTGACTTCACTCAAACCTATCGATATCGAGCGTGAGGCACCGCGTATTGTAAAAGCGATGACCGATGCGGCGCGCCTGGCGGGAGTCGGACCGATGGCGGCGGTGGCCGGGGCAATCGCTCAATTCGTTGGGGAGGAATTGGCGGAGTACTCACCTAACATCATTATCGAAAACGGCGGCGACGTATATGTGCGCAGTACAAGGGATCGGACCATCGGTATCTTTGCTGGCGATTCACCTTTGAGCGGCAAGATCGCGATCGAGATTAAATCCGAAGAAACACCCTGCGGCGTCTGCACCTCATCCGGCACAGTGGGTCATTCACTTTCATTCGGAAAAGCGGATGCTGTGGCCGTTATCGCCCCATCCGCCACCCTGGCCGACGCCGCGGCCACCGCCTGCGCCAACCTCGTCCAAACCGCCGATGACATCGGATATGCTCTGGCGCTTGCGGAGAAAATCGAGGGAGTCACCGGCGCCTTGATAATCAAGGGCGACTGCATGGGAGCCTGGGGCAAGGTACGACTTAGGCGGCTTTGA
- a CDS encoding NIL domain-containing protein produces the protein MTITTKKIALRFPRHLVDRPVVYHLIKEYNLELNILKASISSEEGHMVLELRGERADFDKGIDYLTRTGLIIDTLCREVTRNEDRCTDCGACVTVCPASSFTVDPHTREVVFDEEKCIVCGLCILSCPSRSMELHF, from the coding sequence ATGACCATTACAACTAAAAAGATCGCTCTACGCTTTCCCCGCCACTTGGTCGACCGCCCGGTGGTCTATCACCTGATCAAGGAATACAACCTGGAACTGAACATCTTGAAGGCCTCTATCAGCAGTGAGGAAGGACACATGGTGCTAGAGCTCCGTGGCGAACGCGCTGACTTCGATAAGGGAATCGATTACCTGACCCGCACCGGTCTTATCATCGACACCCTCTGCCGCGAGGTCACCCGTAACGAAGACCGTTGCACCGACTGCGGCGCCTGCGTCACCGTCTGCCCGGCCTCGTCCTTCACCGTGGATCCCCATACCCGGGAAGTGGTCTTCGACGAGGAAAAATGCATCGTCTGCGGACTATGTATATTGTCCTGTCCTTCACGGTCGATGGAACTGCACTTCTAG
- a CDS encoding homocysteine biosynthesis protein produces MSKTIEEINRKIREGKAVVFTAEEIIGVVREKGLERAAAEVDVVTTGTFGPMCSSGAYFNIGHSKPRIKLGGGRVYLNDVPAYGGFAAADVMIGANALPDDDPRNRVHPGEFNYGGGHVIEELVAGRDVKLVAQAYGTDCYPRKKLETWINIKDLNEAVLFNMRNSYQNYNVAVNLSDKAIYTYMGTLKPNMGNITYCSAGQLSPLLNDPLYKTIGIGTRIFLGGGTGYVAWPGTQFNPGVPRTESGVPKRGAGTLAVIGDLKQMNPRYLMGASMLGYGVTLSVGIGVPIPILNEEILKFTTVTDDDIFAAVIDYSSVYPEVKPDIVAEVSYGQLRSGKVVINGREIPTGSLSSYPRAREIASTLKEWITAGKFELSQAVEALPDPDSGVKFKLLNERPINGDRL; encoded by the coding sequence ATGTCCAAGACCATAGAAGAGATCAACCGGAAGATCCGTGAAGGCAAGGCCGTGGTCTTTACCGCTGAAGAGATCATCGGCGTCGTCAGGGAAAAAGGGCTGGAACGCGCCGCCGCGGAGGTGGACGTGGTCACCACCGGCACCTTCGGCCCCATGTGCTCCTCTGGCGCTTATTTCAATATCGGCCATTCCAAACCCCGCATCAAGCTCGGCGGCGGCCGTGTTTATCTGAACGACGTTCCGGCCTACGGCGGTTTCGCCGCAGCGGACGTCATGATCGGCGCCAACGCTTTGCCGGACGACGATCCCCGCAACCGCGTTCACCCCGGGGAGTTCAACTACGGCGGCGGTCACGTCATCGAAGAACTGGTGGCCGGCCGGGACGTCAAGCTGGTAGCCCAGGCCTACGGTACCGACTGCTATCCCCGCAAGAAACTGGAGACCTGGATCAATATCAAGGATTTGAACGAAGCGGTCCTCTTCAATATGAGGAACTCTTACCAGAACTACAACGTGGCGGTCAATCTATCCGACAAAGCCATCTACACCTACATGGGGACGCTCAAACCAAATATGGGCAATATCACCTATTGCAGCGCCGGGCAGCTGTCCCCGCTCTTGAACGATCCTCTTTATAAAACTATCGGCATCGGCACCCGCATCTTCCTGGGCGGCGGTACCGGTTACGTCGCCTGGCCAGGCACCCAGTTCAACCCCGGCGTGCCACGCACGGAATCCGGGGTTCCCAAACGCGGCGCCGGAACGCTGGCGGTCATCGGCGACCTCAAGCAGATGAACCCGCGCTATCTCATGGGCGCCTCCATGCTGGGCTACGGTGTTACCCTCTCCGTCGGCATCGGCGTGCCCATTCCGATTCTCAATGAGGAGATACTCAAGTTCACCACCGTCACCGACGACGATATCTTCGCCGCGGTCATCGATTATTCCAGCGTCTATCCCGAGGTCAAGCCGGACATCGTAGCCGAGGTCAGCTACGGCCAGTTGCGATCAGGCAAGGTAGTCATCAACGGCCGGGAGATCCCGACAGGTTCATTATCGAGCTACCCCCGGGCGCGAGAGATTGCAAGCACCCTTAAAGAATGGATAACCGCGGGGAAATTCGAATTATCGCAGGCGGTCGAAGCCCTGCCCGATCCGGATAGCGGCGTGAAATTCAAACTGCTTAACGAGCGCCCCATCAACGGCGACCGATTATGA
- a CDS encoding DUF6612 family protein — protein MKQQTMMKASIPILALILMAAGCGEPAVTNPTNNPGNTTPPVTTQAPPVPAVLLASMDTAAGAMNSYKSEMKMGMTMSFLGTQFQMDMTTSMAVDVSGKKLFMDIKGEAIGLDAGSYSQQMYLVNDTMYMLVADPESGLDPNTWYKFVMPESEQQEMWTSQDVGDQLQILMDLAALELLGTETIDGNLCYKVKIVPNTQKFMEYLAVSGDDLADMGITDATQAFKQLDVTFWVNTATYLPAKMDMTMAIDTQGVVVTMLMSATYEDVNQPVNITLPAAAQTAIELPTE, from the coding sequence ATGAAACAACAGACCATGATGAAAGCCTCGATCCCCATTCTGGCCCTAATACTGATGGCGGCAGGGTGTGGGGAACCAGCCGTGACGAACCCGACCAATAACCCGGGCAATACAACGCCTCCCGTAACCACTCAGGCTCCGCCGGTTCCCGCGGTTCTCCTGGCGTCGATGGACACCGCGGCTGGGGCGATGAACTCTTATAAATCCGAAATGAAGATGGGTATGACCATGTCGTTCCTGGGGACGCAATTCCAGATGGATATGACCACCTCCATGGCTGTCGATGTTTCGGGTAAAAAATTGTTTATGGATATCAAAGGCGAAGCAATAGGTCTGGATGCCGGATCATACTCACAACAGATGTATCTGGTAAATGACACGATGTATATGCTGGTTGCCGATCCGGAATCTGGACTTGATCCCAACACCTGGTATAAGTTCGTCATGCCTGAATCTGAGCAGCAGGAAATGTGGACTTCACAAGATGTCGGCGACCAGTTACAGATCCTCATGGATCTGGCTGCTTTGGAACTCCTCGGTACCGAGACCATAGACGGTAACCTGTGTTATAAGGTTAAGATAGTACCCAATACCCAGAAATTCATGGAATACCTGGCAGTATCGGGGGACGATCTGGCCGACATGGGTATCACTGACGCCACCCAGGCGTTCAAACAGCTTGATGTAACCTTCTGGGTCAACACCGCAACATATCTTCCGGCTAAAATGGATATGACTATGGCCATCGATACCCAGGGAGTCGTGGTTACCATGCTGATGTCCGCTACCTACGAAGACGTCAATCAGCCGGTTAACATAACCTTGCCTGCCGCGGCACAGACGGCAATAGAGTTGCCAACGGAATAG
- the uvrA gene encoding excinuclease ABC subunit UvrA produces the protein MPLDKIVVKGAREHNLKNIDVTIPRDKLVVITGASGSGKSSLAFDTIYAEGQRRYMESLSAYARQFLGRMEKPDVDYIEGLSPAISIDQKGASRNPRSTVGTTTEIYDYLRLLFARIGHPHCPSCGREIAMQTVEQIVDTVKALPENSRIMVLAPLVKDRKGEHQAMFKELRKTGYARIRIDGSVCDLADEIELDKKKKHRIEVVVDRLVIGQSDTQSRLADSIETALKLGEGTVMVAIIDGKEFMFSEKFACADCGISMGEIEPRSFSFNSPHGACPDCTGLGVKMEFDPDLVIPNKKLTLAEGAINPYQWQTWYFSQLEDVSRRYNFSLNTPVEKLTPEQMEVILYGEGGDKFKMKNRFGRTREYTAGFEGVIPRLERLYKDSESEQVRSGIARYMVATQCPTCGGKRLKPEALAVFIDGSNIAEVNAMSVVDSLDWVERLADTVTPLSEREQLIAKQILKELQSRLGFLEDVGLDYLSIDRASATLSGGESQRIRLATQIGSGLMGVLYICDEPTVGLHPADDSRLIQTLLRLRDLGNSIIVVEHDEAMMRAADWIIDLGPGAGEHGGHVIVSGPLEEVLECRHSVTGQYLSGRKFITLPEHRRPGIGREMVIRGARQNNLKNIDVHVPLGKLVCIAGVSGSGKSTLVNEILFKKLAQVFDGAREKPGDHDGIDGLHFIDKVIAIDQSPIGRTPRSNPATYTGAFTPIREIFASVPEARVRGYNAGRFSFNIKGGRCEACHGEGYIEIEMQFLPDVTVPCEVCHGQRYSREVLDIRFKDKNIAEVLNMTVDHALDFFENIPSIKGKLKSMHDVGLGYIRLGQPAPTLSGGEAQRIKLASELARRAVGHTLYILDEPTTGLSFDDVAALLTVMQRLVNSGNSVVVIEHQLDIIKNADWVIDLGPGAGHRGGEIVAVGTPEEVARVSASATGEYLKMVLPD, from the coding sequence ATGCCGCTAGATAAGATCGTCGTCAAGGGTGCCAGGGAGCATAATCTCAAGAATATCGACGTCACCATACCGCGGGACAAGCTGGTGGTCATCACCGGGGCATCCGGTTCCGGTAAGAGTTCCCTGGCTTTCGACACCATCTACGCCGAAGGACAGCGGCGGTACATGGAGTCTCTCTCCGCTTACGCGCGGCAATTCCTGGGGCGCATGGAGAAACCCGATGTCGATTACATCGAAGGACTGTCGCCGGCTATTTCCATCGACCAGAAGGGCGCATCGCGGAATCCGCGCTCGACCGTCGGCACTACGACGGAGATATACGATTATCTGAGATTGCTCTTCGCCCGTATCGGCCACCCGCATTGCCCGAGTTGCGGTCGGGAGATCGCCATGCAGACGGTGGAACAGATCGTCGATACGGTAAAGGCCTTGCCGGAAAACTCCCGCATCATGGTGCTGGCGCCGCTGGTCAAGGACCGCAAGGGTGAACACCAGGCCATGTTCAAGGAACTTCGGAAGACGGGCTATGCGCGCATCCGCATCGATGGGTCGGTGTGCGATTTGGCCGATGAAATCGAACTGGACAAGAAAAAAAAGCACCGGATCGAAGTGGTCGTCGATCGCCTGGTTATCGGGCAGTCCGATACGCAGAGCCGGCTGGCGGATTCCATCGAAACCGCGCTCAAACTGGGCGAGGGGACGGTCATGGTGGCCATAATCGACGGTAAAGAGTTCATGTTCTCCGAGAAATTCGCCTGCGCCGATTGCGGCATTTCCATGGGGGAGATTGAACCGCGCAGCTTCAGCTTCAATTCACCGCACGGCGCCTGCCCGGATTGCACCGGCCTGGGCGTCAAGATGGAGTTCGACCCGGACCTGGTCATTCCCAACAAGAAATTGACCCTGGCCGAGGGCGCCATCAATCCCTACCAGTGGCAAACCTGGTATTTTTCCCAATTGGAGGACGTGTCCCGCCGTTATAATTTCAGCCTCAACACGCCGGTGGAGAAACTGACGCCAGAACAGATGGAGGTCATCCTCTACGGCGAGGGCGGCGACAAGTTCAAGATGAAGAACCGCTTCGGGCGGACGCGGGAATACACCGCCGGGTTCGAGGGCGTTATTCCCCGGCTGGAGCGGCTTTACAAAGACTCCGAATCCGAGCAGGTCAGGAGCGGTATCGCCCGCTACATGGTGGCCACCCAGTGTCCCACCTGCGGCGGTAAAAGGTTGAAACCGGAAGCCCTGGCGGTATTCATCGACGGTAGCAATATCGCAGAGGTAAACGCCATGTCGGTGGTGGACAGCCTGGACTGGGTGGAACGCCTCGCCGATACCGTGACGCCGCTGTCGGAAAGGGAACAGCTCATCGCCAAACAGATACTCAAAGAACTCCAGTCGCGCCTGGGATTTTTAGAGGACGTCGGCCTGGACTACCTGTCGATCGACCGCGCCTCGGCGACGCTGTCCGGCGGCGAATCCCAGCGTATACGTTTAGCGACCCAGATCGGCTCCGGACTCATGGGCGTGCTCTATATCTGCGACGAACCGACGGTAGGCTTGCACCCGGCCGACGATTCACGGCTCATTCAAACGCTCTTGCGCCTGCGCGACCTGGGCAACTCCATCATCGTCGTCGAGCACGACGAGGCCATGATGCGGGCGGCGGACTGGATCATCGACCTGGGGCCCGGCGCCGGGGAACACGGCGGGCATGTCATCGTCTCCGGCCCGCTTGAGGAAGTGCTGGAATGCCGCCACTCGGTCACCGGCCAGTACCTTTCAGGCCGTAAGTTCATAACGCTGCCGGAACACCGGCGGCCGGGTATCGGGCGGGAGATGGTCATCCGCGGGGCACGGCAGAACAACCTGAAAAACATCGACGTTCATGTGCCGCTGGGCAAGCTGGTGTGCATCGCCGGCGTTTCCGGCTCCGGCAAGAGTACGCTGGTTAACGAGATACTGTTCAAGAAACTGGCCCAGGTATTCGACGGCGCCCGGGAAAAGCCGGGCGACCATGACGGCATCGATGGACTCCATTTTATCGACAAGGTCATCGCCATAGACCAGTCTCCCATTGGCCGGACGCCTCGAAGCAACCCGGCGACCTATACCGGCGCCTTTACGCCTATCCGCGAGATATTCGCCTCGGTGCCGGAGGCGCGGGTGCGGGGTTATAACGCCGGGCGCTTCTCATTCAATATTAAGGGCGGGCGCTGCGAGGCCTGCCACGGCGAAGGTTATATCGAGATCGAGATGCAGTTCCTTCCGGACGTGACCGTGCCCTGCGAGGTCTGCCACGGGCAGCGATACTCCCGCGAGGTGCTGGACATCCGGTTCAAAGATAAGAACATCGCCGAAGTCCTGAATATGACGGTGGACCACGCCCTCGATTTCTTCGAGAACATCCCTTCCATCAAGGGGAAGCTTAAGAGCATGCACGATGTGGGGCTGGGCTACATCCGGCTGGGGCAACCCGCGCCGACTCTGTCCGGCGGTGAGGCGCAACGCATCAAGCTGGCATCGGAACTGGCGCGCCGGGCCGTCGGGCACACCCTCTACATCCTGGACGAACCAACCACCGGTCTGTCGTTTGACGACGTGGCGGCGCTGCTGACCGTGATGCAGCGGCTGGTGAACTCCGGAAACTCGGTGGTGGTCATCGAACACCAGCTCGATATCATCAAGAACGCCGACTGGGTCATCGACCTGGGACCGGGAGCGGGGCACCGTGGCGGGGAGATCGTGGCGGTTGGAACGCCGGAAGAGGTTGCCCGTGTCTCCGCGTCGGCGACAGGCGAATACCTCAAAATGGTACTCCCTGATTAA